One window of the Camelina sativa cultivar DH55 chromosome 1, Cs, whole genome shotgun sequence genome contains the following:
- the LOC104781240 gene encoding uncharacterized protein LOC104781240, whose translation MEKNIPISKKLWNIVRFVMYMLHKGISKQKLLADFNATLKRGKNLMFHNRRRVPAASTVTSSQPRKEYEFSCSDTPNYSFPFNIAAFKKKSHHNSLFSCGHAPPTLDDDSSASRAVLELLNGAGDHDQQGSTTPGALSIEALTALSPYLPGFGRSSPSVRPLRVTDSPFPLREDGDVTNEHVDKAADAFIKKFYKNLSQQKKMIEYSPN comes from the coding sequence atggagaagaatatACCAATAAGCAAGAAGCTATGGAACATCGTACGTTTTGTCATGTACATGTTACACAAAGGCATTTCTAAGCAAAAGCTCCTCGCTGACTTTAACGCCACTCTCAAACGAGGCAAGAATCTCATGTTCCACAACCGCCGTCGCGTCCCAGCAGCCTCAACTGTCACGTCGTCCCAGCCGCGGAAAGAATACGAGTTTAGCTGCAGCGACACTCCTAACTACTCATTCCCGTTTAACATTGCCGCCTTCAAGAAAAAGAGTCACCACAACAGCCTCTTCTCTTGTGGCCATGCGCCACCGACCCTCGACGACGACAGTTCCGCCTCCAGAGCCGTCCTTGAGCTGCTGAACGGCGCCGGAGATCATGACCAGCAGGGAAGTACCACGCCGGGGGCTTTGTCCATTGAGGCCTTGACGGCGCTATCCCCTTACTTGCCAGGTTTTGGACGGAGTAGTCCGTCAGTGAGGCCTTTACGGGTAACGGACTCACCGTTTCCGCTACGGGAAGATGGTGACGTGACTAACGAACATGTTGACAAAGCAGCGGATGCgtttataaagaagttttacAAGAACTTGAGTcagcagaagaagatgattgagtACTCacctaattaa
- the LOC104781212 gene encoding cell division cycle protein 27 homolog A-like isoform X1: MENLLANCVEKNLSQFMFTNAIFFCERLLAEFPSEVNLQLLARCYLSNSQAYSAYYILKGSKTPQSRYLFAFSCFKLDLLGEAETALLPSEDNVDEVPGGAAGHYLLGLVYRYAGRKNSSIEQFRMALSFDPLCWEAYRELCSLGAAEEASTVFGNVAFQRLQETFVTQRINFSEGANINQLTDSDKASRDTSLWRTEHVPGENQQDLKIRQLGADIPPDTDRQLNTNGWDLNTPSPVISQVLDAPPPLLHKNMLRSAVEGSLMSVHGGRRIKFSEEMSAEATEGSGRRRSARIAARKKIPMSQSFGKDSYRLHLSPSESNCVPSLSSMIEKCRIQSSKEATTSGQSISDIGSSVDDEENKNPSESSPDSSSLISGISEVLNLLRILGDGHRHLLMYNCQEALLVYQKLSLKQYNTHWVLVQVGKAYFELQDYFNADSTFTLAHQKYPYALEGMDTYSTVLYHLKEEMRLGYLAQELISVDRLSPESWCAVGNCYSLRKDHDSALKMFKRAIQLNERFTYAHTLCGHEFAALEDFEGAERCYRRALSIDTRHYNAWYGLGMTYLHLEKFEFAEHQFQLALKINPRSSVIMCYYGIALHESKKNDEALNMMEKAKLTDAKNPLPKYYKANILASLGDYHKAQKVLEELKECAPQESSVHALLFNIYKQLKLYDKAVLHFGTALDLNPSPSDAVKIKAYMERLVIPDELAMEENL, translated from the exons atggagaatctACTGGCGAATTGTGTCGAGAAGAACCTTAGCCAGTTTATGTTCACAAATGCCATCTTCTTCTGCGAACGTCTCCTCGCTGAATTCCCCTCTGAG GTGAACTTGCAATTGTTAGCTAGGTGTTATTTGAGTAACAGTCAAGCTTATAGTGCTTATTATATCCTCAAAG GTTCGAAAACGCCTCAGTCACGGTACTTATTTGCATTCTCATGCTTTAAGTTGGATCTTCTTGGAGAGGCTGAAACCGCATTGTTGCCTAGTGAAGATAATGTTGATGAA GTTCCTGGTGGTGCAGCTGGGCATTATCTTCTTGGTCTTGTATATAG ATATGCTGGGAGGAAGAACAGTTCAATAGAACAGTTTAGGATGGCATTATCATTTGATCCATTGTGTTGGGAAGCGTATAGAGAACTTTGTAGTTTAG GTGCCGCTGAAGAAGCCTCAACAGTTTTCGGAAATGTTGCTTTCCAGCGTCTTCAGGAAACTTTTGTCACGCAAAGAATAAACTTCTCAGAAGGAGCAAACATAAACCAGCTTACAGATTCTGATAAGGCCTCAAGAGATACAAGTTTATGGCGAACAGAACATGTTCCAGGAGAGAACCAACAAGATCTGAAAATTAGGCAGCTTGGAGCAGATATTCCGCCAGATACTGACAGGCAACTTAATACAAATGGATGGGACTTGAACACACCTTCTCCGGTGATTTCACAG GTATTGGATGCTCCACCACCTCTGCTTCATAAGAATATGCTTCGTTCAGCAGTGGAAGGATCTTTGATGTCTGTACATGGAGGGCGCCGAATAAAATTTAGTGAAGAAATGTCAGCAGAG GCTACAGAAGGGTCTGGCCGTCGCCGTAGTGCTAGAATAGCAGCAAGGAAAAAGATTCCTATGTCGCAGTCATTTGGTAAAGATTCCTATCGGTTACATCTTTCACCTTCCGAGTCAAACTGTGTACCTTCTCTTTCCTCGATGATTGAAAAATGCCGAATCCAAAGCAGCAAGGAAG CAACGACGTCAGGCCAGTCTATAAGTGACATTGGAAGCTCTGTTGATGATgaggaaaataaaaatcctaGTGAATCTTCCCCTGATAGTTCCAGCCTCATTTCTGGAATCTCGGAAGTGCTAAACCTTCTGAGAATTCTTGGAGATGGCCACAGGCATTTACTTATGTACAATTGTCAG GAAGCTTTGTTGGTATATCAAAAGCTATCTCTGAAACAATACAATACACACTGGGTTCTCGTGCAG GTTGGAAAAGCATATTTTGAGCTACAAGACTACTTCAACGCTGACTCTACCTTTACTCTTGCTCATCAAAAGTATCCTTATGCTTTGGAGGGAATGGATACGTACTCCACGGTTCTTTAT CACCTGAAAGAAGAGATGAGGTTGGGCTATCTGGCTCAGGAGCTGATTTCAGTTGACCGCCTATCTCCAGAATCCTG GTGTGCTGTTGGGAACTGCTACAGTTTGCGTAAGGACCATGATTCTGCTCTCAAAATGTTTAAGAGAGCTATCCAACTGAATGAAAGATTCACATATGCGCATACCCTTTGTGGTCACGA GTTTGCTGCATTGGAAGATTTTGAGGGTGCAGAGAGATGCTACCGGAGGGCACTGAGCATAGATACAAGACACTACAATGCTTGGTACGGTCTAGGAATGACCTACCTTCATCTGGAGAAATTCGAGTTTGCGGAACACCAATTTCAACTGGCTCTTAAAATAAATCCAAGATCTTCAGTCATCATGTGCTACTATGGAATTGCTTTGCATGAGTCAAAG AAGAACGATGAGGCGTTGAATATGATGGAGAAGGCTAAACTCACTGATGCTAAGAATCCGCTCCCAAAGTATTACAAGGCTAACATATTAGCCAGCCTCGGTGATTATCACAAAGCCCAGAAAGTTTTAGAAGAGCTCAAAGAATGTGCTCCTCAAGAGAGCAGTGTCCATGCGTTGCTTTtcaatatatacaaacaactaAAGCTATATGACAAAGCTGTGTTACATTTCGGCACTGCTTTGGATTTGAACCCTTCTCCGTCTGATGCTGTCAAGATAAAG GCTTACATGGAGAGGCTGGTAATACCAGACGAGTTGGCAATGGAAGAGAATTTGTAG
- the LOC104781212 gene encoding cell division cycle protein 27 homolog A-like isoform X2 translates to MENLLANCVEKNLSQFMFTNAIFFCERLLAEFPSEVNLQLLARCYLSNSQAYSAYYILKGSKTPQSRYLFAFSCFKLDLLGEAETALLPSEDNVDEVPGGAAGHYLLGLVYRYAGRKNSSIEQFRMALSFDPLCWEAYRELCSLGAAEEASTVFGNVAFQRLQETFVTQRINFSEGANINQLTDSDKASRDTSLWRTEHVPGENQQDLKIRQLGADIPPDTDRQLNTNGWDLNTPSPVISQVLDAPPPLLHKNMLRSAVEGSLMSVHGGRRIKFSEEMSAEATEGSGRRRSARIAARKKIPMSQSFGKDSYRLHLSPSESNCVPSLSSMIEKCRIQSSKEATTSGQSISDIGSSVDDEENKNPSESSPDSSSLISGISEVLNLLRILGDGHRHLLMYNCQEALLVYQKLSLKQYNTHWVLVQVGKAYFELQDYFNADSTFTLAHQKYPYALEGMDTYSTVLYHLKEEMRLGYLAQELISVDRLSPESWCAVGNCYSLRKDHDSALKMFKRAIQLNERFTYAHTLCGHEFAALEDFEGAERCYRRALSIDTRHYNAWYGLGMTYLHLEKFEFAEHQFQLALKINPRSSVIMCYYGIALHESKNDEALNMMEKAKLTDAKNPLPKYYKANILASLGDYHKAQKVLEELKECAPQESSVHALLFNIYKQLKLYDKAVLHFGTALDLNPSPSDAVKIKAYMERLVIPDELAMEENL, encoded by the exons atggagaatctACTGGCGAATTGTGTCGAGAAGAACCTTAGCCAGTTTATGTTCACAAATGCCATCTTCTTCTGCGAACGTCTCCTCGCTGAATTCCCCTCTGAG GTGAACTTGCAATTGTTAGCTAGGTGTTATTTGAGTAACAGTCAAGCTTATAGTGCTTATTATATCCTCAAAG GTTCGAAAACGCCTCAGTCACGGTACTTATTTGCATTCTCATGCTTTAAGTTGGATCTTCTTGGAGAGGCTGAAACCGCATTGTTGCCTAGTGAAGATAATGTTGATGAA GTTCCTGGTGGTGCAGCTGGGCATTATCTTCTTGGTCTTGTATATAG ATATGCTGGGAGGAAGAACAGTTCAATAGAACAGTTTAGGATGGCATTATCATTTGATCCATTGTGTTGGGAAGCGTATAGAGAACTTTGTAGTTTAG GTGCCGCTGAAGAAGCCTCAACAGTTTTCGGAAATGTTGCTTTCCAGCGTCTTCAGGAAACTTTTGTCACGCAAAGAATAAACTTCTCAGAAGGAGCAAACATAAACCAGCTTACAGATTCTGATAAGGCCTCAAGAGATACAAGTTTATGGCGAACAGAACATGTTCCAGGAGAGAACCAACAAGATCTGAAAATTAGGCAGCTTGGAGCAGATATTCCGCCAGATACTGACAGGCAACTTAATACAAATGGATGGGACTTGAACACACCTTCTCCGGTGATTTCACAG GTATTGGATGCTCCACCACCTCTGCTTCATAAGAATATGCTTCGTTCAGCAGTGGAAGGATCTTTGATGTCTGTACATGGAGGGCGCCGAATAAAATTTAGTGAAGAAATGTCAGCAGAG GCTACAGAAGGGTCTGGCCGTCGCCGTAGTGCTAGAATAGCAGCAAGGAAAAAGATTCCTATGTCGCAGTCATTTGGTAAAGATTCCTATCGGTTACATCTTTCACCTTCCGAGTCAAACTGTGTACCTTCTCTTTCCTCGATGATTGAAAAATGCCGAATCCAAAGCAGCAAGGAAG CAACGACGTCAGGCCAGTCTATAAGTGACATTGGAAGCTCTGTTGATGATgaggaaaataaaaatcctaGTGAATCTTCCCCTGATAGTTCCAGCCTCATTTCTGGAATCTCGGAAGTGCTAAACCTTCTGAGAATTCTTGGAGATGGCCACAGGCATTTACTTATGTACAATTGTCAG GAAGCTTTGTTGGTATATCAAAAGCTATCTCTGAAACAATACAATACACACTGGGTTCTCGTGCAG GTTGGAAAAGCATATTTTGAGCTACAAGACTACTTCAACGCTGACTCTACCTTTACTCTTGCTCATCAAAAGTATCCTTATGCTTTGGAGGGAATGGATACGTACTCCACGGTTCTTTAT CACCTGAAAGAAGAGATGAGGTTGGGCTATCTGGCTCAGGAGCTGATTTCAGTTGACCGCCTATCTCCAGAATCCTG GTGTGCTGTTGGGAACTGCTACAGTTTGCGTAAGGACCATGATTCTGCTCTCAAAATGTTTAAGAGAGCTATCCAACTGAATGAAAGATTCACATATGCGCATACCCTTTGTGGTCACGA GTTTGCTGCATTGGAAGATTTTGAGGGTGCAGAGAGATGCTACCGGAGGGCACTGAGCATAGATACAAGACACTACAATGCTTGGTACGGTCTAGGAATGACCTACCTTCATCTGGAGAAATTCGAGTTTGCGGAACACCAATTTCAACTGGCTCTTAAAATAAATCCAAGATCTTCAGTCATCATGTGCTACTATGGAATTGCTTTGCATGAGTCAAAG AACGATGAGGCGTTGAATATGATGGAGAAGGCTAAACTCACTGATGCTAAGAATCCGCTCCCAAAGTATTACAAGGCTAACATATTAGCCAGCCTCGGTGATTATCACAAAGCCCAGAAAGTTTTAGAAGAGCTCAAAGAATGTGCTCCTCAAGAGAGCAGTGTCCATGCGTTGCTTTtcaatatatacaaacaactaAAGCTATATGACAAAGCTGTGTTACATTTCGGCACTGCTTTGGATTTGAACCCTTCTCCGTCTGATGCTGTCAAGATAAAG GCTTACATGGAGAGGCTGGTAATACCAGACGAGTTGGCAATGGAAGAGAATTTGTAG